In the Carassius gibelio isolate Cgi1373 ecotype wild population from Czech Republic chromosome A2, carGib1.2-hapl.c, whole genome shotgun sequence genome, one interval contains:
- the LOC128024865 gene encoding leucine-rich repeat-containing protein 52 has product MKLVATACVPEPAPILLLLAHVVSSMPSGCPERCVCDDQHVVQCAEQDLRRFPTGLPLTTRQLILSNNRISDLPAIELNYLSDLAYLDCSNNSLAHISQSTFGNLRKLAYLDLSFNSFCKIEEQTFSALESLVMLRLTDNPGLSEFHPQAFSHASALQVLDISRNNLSRLNVSSLVSLAGLRSLGLSGNPWLCACDAEELCSWMHADTFKFQEEGQTVCGGPSSLQGQRLSQLGLWLRRQCHPGLAHQDYLFFVAIGFVIFGVGTVLAWAAGTVMVLCQRCVRWRKDRPNVAIPEEEIKPGQSG; this is encoded by the exons ATGAAGCTCGTCGCCACAGCATGTGTCCCGGAGCCCGCACCGATCCTGCTGCTGCTGGCGCATGTGGTGTCCTCGATGCCCTCGGGCTGCCCGGAGCGCTGTGTGTGTGATGACCAGCACGTCGTCCAGTGTGCTGAACAAGATCTCCGCAGATTCCCAACGGGTCTCCCGCTGACCACGCGCCAGCTGATCCTGTCCAACAACCGCATCTCTGATTTACCCGCGATCGAGCTCAACTACCTGTCCGACCTCGCGTATCTGGACTGCAGCAATAATTCCCTCGCGCACATATCCCAGTCCACATTTGGGAACCTGAGAAAGCTGGCGTATCTGGACCTGTCCTTCAACTCCTTCTGTAAGATCGAGGAGCAGACGTTCAGCGCGCTGGAGAGCCTGGTGATGCTGAGACTGACGGATAACCCCGGGCTCTCAGAGTTTCACCCTCAGGCTTTCTCTCACGCCAGTGCTcttcaggtgctggacatcagcaGGAACAACCTGAGCAGACTCAACGTGAGCTCGCTGGTGTCTCTGGCGGGGCTCCGGTCTCTCGGGCTCAGCGGGAACCCGTGGCTGTGCGCCTGCGACGCCGAGGAGCTCTGCTCGTGGATGCACGCGGACACCTTTAAATTTCAAG AGGAGGGACAGACAGTGTGTGGGGGTCCCTCATCTTTACAGGGCCAGCGTCTCTCACAGTTGGGCCTTTGGTTGAGAAGACAATGCCACCCAGGACTGGCTCACCAGGATTACCTCTTCTTTGTGGCTATAGGTTTTGTCATCTTTGGAGTAGGTACAGTACTGGCATGGGCAGCTGGCACGGTGATGGTGCTCTGCCAGCGCTGTGTCAGATGGAGGAAGGACAGACCAAATGTTGCCATTCCTGAGGAGGAAATTAAACCAGGACAAAGTGGGTAA
- the zyg11l gene encoding protein zyg-11 homolog isoform X2 has product MSWVCHNVEVLCVAQEDGSLHFHRCPVFPQELADQLLHRMADEGVLNDRTVGIFQNLEHLRLRRANVQSSQLSAEAFRRSLCPHKLQELNASHIHSDVTISDVLHGLSSNKLCRQGLQTLLMDGLRLYGEAGTESLQASFSMLRGLKKLSLAWTDLDDRGLEDICAVPMLESLDISGTNITDLTPLLHCQSRLLSLTAHGLQKMEMPTSSFISVLSKLRSLRHLDISNDRLVEDRDGLVQQLLERPGMLPQLVSLDVSGWRGVSDAAIRAFVEVRPGLRFVGLLCTGAGGSELLSGDGHLKVAGESSVTQLCEALRRYSKRERFIREVLAHLYSHTSDTEEPQPHILKLVLAAMQHHTGSLQVQLVASACVFNLTVQELVLGMPLRLLGNVVQQLLTAMKNFPNQEQLQKNCLLTLCSDHILQVAPFDRYEAAKLIMMMLGNHEDQTVQRMAVAVVSILVSKLSTEEIAELGAEAYIMKQLLSIVQQKASLGVVDSTLKFALSALWNLTDETPTACRHFIQCQGIELYMELLESYYSESSIQQKLLGLLNNVAEVEELRMELMNEDLVEHILSLLMDPVVEVDISYFAGGILAHLVSVRGPEWGLDAELHSTVQEKLHSSVLSWSSPEHAMVSYRTFQPFYPLLHVSQCPGVQLWALWAIQFVCRKNAPQYCDMLQSEGGTDILRVLSSHADTHSDVKSLTENILKILELNCHPTRSEEDFH; this is encoded by the exons ATGTCCTGGGTGTGTCACAATGTGGAAGTGCTTTGTGTGGCTCAAGAGGACGGGTCACTGCACTTCCACCGCTGCCCTGTGTTTCCTCAAGAGCTGGCCGATCAGCTGCTGCACAGAATGGCTGATGAGG GTGTCCTCAATGACCGAACCGTAGGCATCTTCCAGAATCTGGAGCACCTGCGTTTGCGCCGTGCAAACGTCCAGTCCTCGCAGCTCTCAGCCGAGGCCTTCAGACGTTCTCTCTGCCCTCACAAGCTCCAAGAGCTCAACGCTTCACATATACACAGCGATGTGACGATCTCAGATGTTCTCCACGGTCTCTCCTCAAACAAGCTCTGCAGACAGGGCCTCCAGACGCTGCTGATGGACGGCCTGCGTCTGTACGGGGAAGCAGGGACGGAGTCGCTCCAGGCCTCCTTCAGCATGCTCCGGGGCCTGAAGAAGCTCTCTCTGGCCTGGACGGATCTGGATGACAGAGGTCTGGAGGATATCTGTGCCGTCCCCATGCTGGAGAGCTTGGATATCTCCGGCACAAACATCACGGACCTCACACCTCTGTTGCACTGTCAGTCACGGCTTCTGTCGCTGACGGCGCACGGGCTGCAGAAGATGGAGATGCCGACCTCCAGCTTCATCTCAGTGCTCTCCAAGCTGCGTTCGCTGAGGCACCTGGACATCTCTAATGACAGGCTGGTAGAGGACAGAGACGGTTTGGTGCAGCAGCTGCTGGAGCGTCCAGGGATGCTTCCTCAGCTCGTGTCGCTGGACGTGTCCGGCTGGAGAGGTGTGAGCGACGCTGCCATCCGAGCCTTTGTGGAGGTGCGTCCGGGGCTGAGGTTCGTGGGGCTGCTGTGCACCGGAGCAGGAGGCTCTGAGCTGCTGTCTGGAGACGGACATCTGAAG GTGGCTGGAGAGTCCAGTGTAACCCAGCTGTGTGAGGCCTTGAGGAGATACAGCAAGCGAGAGAGGTTCATACGGGAGGTCCTTGCACATCTCTACAGTCACACCAGTGACACGGAAGAACCTCAGCCACACATCTTAAAG TTGGTACTTGCTGCAATGCAACACCACACAGGTTCTCTGCAAGTTCAGCTCGTGGCCTCTGCGTGTGTGTTTAACCTGACCGTACAGGAGCTGGTGCTGGGGATGCCCTTACGCctgctgggaaatgtagttcagCAGCTTCTTACAGCCATGAAGAACTTCCCAAACCAAGAGCAG TTGCAGAAGAACTGCCTGCTTACTCTTTGCAGTGATCATATCTTACAGGTCGCACCATTTGACAG ATACGAAGCTGCTAAGCTGATAATGATGATGCTGGGGAATCATGAAGACCAGACGGTGCAGAGAATGGCGGTGGCTGTTGTCTCCATACTGGTGTCTAAG TTGAGCACAGAAGAGATCGCAGAACTGGGTGCAGAGGCGTATATAATGAAG CAGCTCTTGAGTATCGTCCAGCAGAAGGCTTCTCTGGGTGTAGTGGACTCCACTCTGAAGTTTGCATTGAGTGCTCTGTGGAACCTGACAGATGAGACGCCCACCGCGTGTCGCCATTTCATTCAGTGCCAAGGAATAGAGCTCTACATGGAGCTGCtggag TCTTATTATTCAGAGTCCTCCATCCAGCAGAAGCTCCTGGGTCTTCTG AATAATGTAGCAGAGGTGGAGGAGCTGCGGATGGAGCTGATGAATGAGGATCTGGTGGAGCACATTCTCTCACTCCTGATGGACCCAGTGGTGGAGGTGGACATCAGTTACTTTGCTGGAGGGATCCTGGCTCATCTGGTCTCTGTCAGGGGGCCGGAGTGGGGTCTGGACGCTGAGCTGCACAGCACCGTGCAGGAgaaactg CACTCTTCTGTCCTGTCATGGAGTTCTCCTGAGCATGCAATGGTTTCATATCG GACGTTCCAGCCCTTCTATCCTTTGCTGCACGTCTCTCAGTGTCCCGGTGTTCAGCTCTGGGCTCTCTGGGCCATACAGTTTGTCTGCCGAAAAAACG CCCCTCAGTACTGTGATATGCTTCAGAGTGAAGGAGGAACAGACATACTGCGGGTCCTGAGCtcacatgcagacacacacagtgATGTAAAGAGTCTGACAGAAAACATCCTGAAGATCCTGGAGCTTAACTGTCATCCCACAAGATCAG AGGAGGATTTTCATTGA
- the zyg11l gene encoding protein zyg-11 homolog isoform X1, translated as MFQDAEGPSSLTDISMSWVCHNVEVLCVAQEDGSLHFHRCPVFPQELADQLLHRMADEGVLNDRTVGIFQNLEHLRLRRANVQSSQLSAEAFRRSLCPHKLQELNASHIHSDVTISDVLHGLSSNKLCRQGLQTLLMDGLRLYGEAGTESLQASFSMLRGLKKLSLAWTDLDDRGLEDICAVPMLESLDISGTNITDLTPLLHCQSRLLSLTAHGLQKMEMPTSSFISVLSKLRSLRHLDISNDRLVEDRDGLVQQLLERPGMLPQLVSLDVSGWRGVSDAAIRAFVEVRPGLRFVGLLCTGAGGSELLSGDGHLKVAGESSVTQLCEALRRYSKRERFIREVLAHLYSHTSDTEEPQPHILKLVLAAMQHHTGSLQVQLVASACVFNLTVQELVLGMPLRLLGNVVQQLLTAMKNFPNQEQLQKNCLLTLCSDHILQVAPFDRYEAAKLIMMMLGNHEDQTVQRMAVAVVSILVSKLSTEEIAELGAEAYIMKQLLSIVQQKASLGVVDSTLKFALSALWNLTDETPTACRHFIQCQGIELYMELLESYYSESSIQQKLLGLLNNVAEVEELRMELMNEDLVEHILSLLMDPVVEVDISYFAGGILAHLVSVRGPEWGLDAELHSTVQEKLHSSVLSWSSPEHAMVSYRTFQPFYPLLHVSQCPGVQLWALWAIQFVCRKNAPQYCDMLQSEGGTDILRVLSSHADTHSDVKSLTENILKILELNCHPTRSEEDFH; from the exons TTTCAGGATGCAGAAGGTCCTTCCTCCCTGACAGACATCAGCATGTCCTGGGTGTGTCACAATGTGGAAGTGCTTTGTGTGGCTCAAGAGGACGGGTCACTGCACTTCCACCGCTGCCCTGTGTTTCCTCAAGAGCTGGCCGATCAGCTGCTGCACAGAATGGCTGATGAGG GTGTCCTCAATGACCGAACCGTAGGCATCTTCCAGAATCTGGAGCACCTGCGTTTGCGCCGTGCAAACGTCCAGTCCTCGCAGCTCTCAGCCGAGGCCTTCAGACGTTCTCTCTGCCCTCACAAGCTCCAAGAGCTCAACGCTTCACATATACACAGCGATGTGACGATCTCAGATGTTCTCCACGGTCTCTCCTCAAACAAGCTCTGCAGACAGGGCCTCCAGACGCTGCTGATGGACGGCCTGCGTCTGTACGGGGAAGCAGGGACGGAGTCGCTCCAGGCCTCCTTCAGCATGCTCCGGGGCCTGAAGAAGCTCTCTCTGGCCTGGACGGATCTGGATGACAGAGGTCTGGAGGATATCTGTGCCGTCCCCATGCTGGAGAGCTTGGATATCTCCGGCACAAACATCACGGACCTCACACCTCTGTTGCACTGTCAGTCACGGCTTCTGTCGCTGACGGCGCACGGGCTGCAGAAGATGGAGATGCCGACCTCCAGCTTCATCTCAGTGCTCTCCAAGCTGCGTTCGCTGAGGCACCTGGACATCTCTAATGACAGGCTGGTAGAGGACAGAGACGGTTTGGTGCAGCAGCTGCTGGAGCGTCCAGGGATGCTTCCTCAGCTCGTGTCGCTGGACGTGTCCGGCTGGAGAGGTGTGAGCGACGCTGCCATCCGAGCCTTTGTGGAGGTGCGTCCGGGGCTGAGGTTCGTGGGGCTGCTGTGCACCGGAGCAGGAGGCTCTGAGCTGCTGTCTGGAGACGGACATCTGAAG GTGGCTGGAGAGTCCAGTGTAACCCAGCTGTGTGAGGCCTTGAGGAGATACAGCAAGCGAGAGAGGTTCATACGGGAGGTCCTTGCACATCTCTACAGTCACACCAGTGACACGGAAGAACCTCAGCCACACATCTTAAAG TTGGTACTTGCTGCAATGCAACACCACACAGGTTCTCTGCAAGTTCAGCTCGTGGCCTCTGCGTGTGTGTTTAACCTGACCGTACAGGAGCTGGTGCTGGGGATGCCCTTACGCctgctgggaaatgtagttcagCAGCTTCTTACAGCCATGAAGAACTTCCCAAACCAAGAGCAG TTGCAGAAGAACTGCCTGCTTACTCTTTGCAGTGATCATATCTTACAGGTCGCACCATTTGACAG ATACGAAGCTGCTAAGCTGATAATGATGATGCTGGGGAATCATGAAGACCAGACGGTGCAGAGAATGGCGGTGGCTGTTGTCTCCATACTGGTGTCTAAG TTGAGCACAGAAGAGATCGCAGAACTGGGTGCAGAGGCGTATATAATGAAG CAGCTCTTGAGTATCGTCCAGCAGAAGGCTTCTCTGGGTGTAGTGGACTCCACTCTGAAGTTTGCATTGAGTGCTCTGTGGAACCTGACAGATGAGACGCCCACCGCGTGTCGCCATTTCATTCAGTGCCAAGGAATAGAGCTCTACATGGAGCTGCtggag TCTTATTATTCAGAGTCCTCCATCCAGCAGAAGCTCCTGGGTCTTCTG AATAATGTAGCAGAGGTGGAGGAGCTGCGGATGGAGCTGATGAATGAGGATCTGGTGGAGCACATTCTCTCACTCCTGATGGACCCAGTGGTGGAGGTGGACATCAGTTACTTTGCTGGAGGGATCCTGGCTCATCTGGTCTCTGTCAGGGGGCCGGAGTGGGGTCTGGACGCTGAGCTGCACAGCACCGTGCAGGAgaaactg CACTCTTCTGTCCTGTCATGGAGTTCTCCTGAGCATGCAATGGTTTCATATCG GACGTTCCAGCCCTTCTATCCTTTGCTGCACGTCTCTCAGTGTCCCGGTGTTCAGCTCTGGGCTCTCTGGGCCATACAGTTTGTCTGCCGAAAAAACG CCCCTCAGTACTGTGATATGCTTCAGAGTGAAGGAGGAACAGACATACTGCGGGTCCTGAGCtcacatgcagacacacacagtgATGTAAAGAGTCTGACAGAAAACATCCTGAAGATCCTGGAGCTTAACTGTCATCCCACAAGATCAG AGGAGGATTTTCATTGA